Sequence from the Natronomonas marina genome:
TCGTCGGCCCCGATCTGCAGCGGGACGAGGTAGTTCGCAAAGCCGAACGCGAAGGGCGAGAGGAACCAAAACACCATGAGGAGACCGTGGGCGGTGACCGTCTCGTAGTACGCCGCGTCGGCCAGAATCTGTGTGCCCGGCTGGACGAGTTGCAGCCGGATCAGAAGTGCCAGTACGCCGCCGAAAAGCAGGAAGAAAAGCGACGTGACGATGTAGAGGATGCCGACGTCCTTGTGGTTGGTCGTGACGAGCCAGCGCTTGACCGACGACGTCGGCGGGAGTCCGCTCATCGGGCCGCCACCCCCGCACGGTGGGCGCTGGCCGACCCGTCACCCACGGTCGAGACGCTGGCCTCGCCGTGGCCGCCCGGCGTCGGGGTCGGCGTCGATTCCTCGGTCACGTTCGCGCCTGCCGATTCGTACCACTCGTCGAACTCCTCTTGCTCCATGACGACTATCTCACCGGTCATATCGGAATGGCCGCTGCCGCACAGTTCGTAGCACTTTATCGTGTAGCTGCCCGTCTCGTTTGCGATGAACCAGGTGTGGGAGTACTCCCCCGGAATCGCGTCGGTCTTGACGCGGAGATCCGGGACGCCGAAGTTGTGCCAGACGTCGCCGGAGGTCACCGCCAGGCGTATCAGTTCCCCCCTCGGGACCCGCATCGTCCCCGTCGTCTCCACGCCGTTGGGGTACTCGTACTGCCAGATGAACTGGATGCCCGTCACGTCGACCTCCATGTTCTGTTCGTCGGCCACGTCGCCGCTCGGTCCCTGCTCGACGTAGAGCAACAGCCCGTAGGAGTAGACCACGAGACTGATGACGATGATGGCGCTGAGCCCGAACGACAAAAAGAGCTTGCTGCTCTTGCCGCCCTCCTGTCCGGTCGGCAGTTCGCCGAGCTGTGGCGCGTCGAACTCCTCTCGGCCCTGGCCGTCGTCGCGGTTCTTGTATGCGTTGTACAGCGTGTACGAGACGACCACGACGCCGACGAGCGTGCCCACGACGAGGAAGACGAAGAACAGCTCGTTGAACACCTCCGCCTGCGCCCGCCAATCCTCCGGGACCTGGTGTGCCAATGCGAGGGAATCTAACATGATAGTCGGTGACGTGGTACACGCTGGCGGCGAGATGTACTTAGCTTTTGCGTCCCGAAGATGCGGCGACACCCTCTCGCCCACCGGTGGTTTTAAGTGCTGGGATCGAAGCGTCGAACGGCGATCGCCGACGAAGAACGATCGGAGGCCGAACGGCGGCGAACGATCACCTTTCGGGCCGACGGGTGCCACGGGGTGAGAGGACACACCAAGGTATTTGTACGTGCCCACGGACCACACCCCAAGAAGCCATGAGTACGCATCTGCTCGGCAGTACGGTGTTGATGGGACTGGTGTTCGGCGCGATATTCCTGGCGCTGTCCCGAATCGGCATCGCGGAATCGACGGACGGCGGCGAGGAGGGGATCGAGCCGTACACGGGCGTCACGGGGACGGCCGAGTCGGAGTCGCCGATGCGCCTCGGCGCCGTCTTCCTGGCGATTGCGCTCCTCGTCGGCGCGCTATCGGTTGGCGTCGTCGGCGGGATGGGAACCTCCGAGAGCCTCGCCCCTAGCCTGTTCGGTGCCATCGTGGGGCTCTTCGGACTCCTCCTCGTCGGGTTCCTCTTTGCGGGGAGCTACGTGCTGGCCAGACAGCACGGCCTGGGTCAGGCCCACGGCGTCGCCACCGGGCTCTTTCTCGTCGGCGGCGCTGGTATCCTCCTCATCGCGGCGAATCTGATGTTCGGAATCCCCTGACTACAGTTCCGCCCGGACGCGACGCGTTATCTCGTCGACGTCGTACTCGTCGGACTCCTTGTCGAAGACGACGGCGTCGTCGACGCGTACCTCGAAGACGCCGTGGGCGCCCGTCACGAGTGAGACGCGGTCGACGTCCTCGCCGAACGTCGACAAGAGCGCCTCGGCGAGGTCGCTCGCGCGGTTCAGGAAACCACATGGGACGCAGTACTCTATCTCGACGTCGGCCATACACCGGGTACGGTCCTCTCGGGTGTTATCACTACCGGCCCGGAACGCCGGGGCGGACCGACAGCAGGACCACGGTGACGACGAAGACGACGGTGCCGACGGCGTAGGTCTGTGCAGAGGCCGCCGCCGCCAGCGCCGCGCCGCCGCCCAGGAAGCCGCCCAGCACGGACGCGACGACCGGCAGCGTACAGGAGACACACGAGAGGAGTCCGAGGAGACCGCCGGCCAGGACCCCCTTCGCCTCGATGGCCGTCAGGTAGACCAGATACGACAGCACGGCGTAGCCGAACGCCGTGAAGGGGACGACTGCGACCCGCACCGTCCGCCCGCCGTACAGCAGCGCGGGGTTCCACCCCGGCGGCAGTTGGGTGACCTGGACCGACAGCCCGGTCGCCGGGGCACCGCCCGGCCCGGCCAGCCCGCCGACCACCGCCAGGACACCGAAGTAGACGGCCGCGACGGACCCGGCGGCGAGTCGGGTCCGGTCGGAGGCGGGCGGCCGCGGCGTCCGCAACAGTGCCCACGCGCCGACGGTGAGCCAGACGACCGGGACCGCCCAGTAGTACGTCGGCGTCCGGCCGGCCAACAGCGCGTACAGCAACAGCAGGAGGACGAGCGTGTTGGCGACGACGGCGGTGTAGAGGAGCGTCTGCCGGTCGTCCACGAGGGCCTCGAGGCGGGACATCACACCGCGAGCGCGTCGACGACGACCGCGACCAGGAGCAGGCCGAGGTAGGCGTTCGATGCGTGGAAAGCACGGAACGCAGCCGACTCGGTCCGTTCGCGGTGGAGTCTCACGACCGCCCACAGGAAGACCCCGCCGAGCGTGACCGTCACGGCCGCGTAGAGCCACCCGAGCCCCGACAGCGCCGACAGCGCACTGGCGGCGAGCAGCGTCGCCCCGAGGTACAGCAGGATGTGCTTTCGGGTCTCCGTCTCGCCGCGAACGACGGGCATCATCGGGAAGCCGCCGCGCTCGTAGTCGTCCTTGTACGCCAGCGCGAGGTTGTAGAAGTGCGCCGGCGTCCACAGGAAGATGACGCCGGCCAGCACGACCCCGGTGACGCCGAGCGTCCCCGCGACGGCCGCGTAGCCGATGAGGGCCGGCAGCGCGCCCGCCGCACCGCCGATGACGGTGTTCTGGACGGTGTTGGGCTTCAGCATCAGCGTGTAGACGACGCTGTAGAAGGCGATGGCGGCCAGGCCGAGCGCGGCGACCAGCAGGTTCACCGAGAGGAACGCCCCCAGCGCGGCGACGGTCAACAGGCCGCCGAACGCGAAGGCGTTCCGGACGGGGACGACGTGGGTCGCCACCGGCCGGTCGGCGGTCCGCTCCATCCGGCGGTCGATGTCCCGCTCGAGGACGTGGTTGAAGGTACCCGAGGCGCCGATGGCGAGGATGCCGCCGCCCAGCGTTGCGAGGACGGTCCGCACCGTCGGCGTCCCGGCCAGCGCCATGCCGGCCCCCGCGACCAGACAGAGCAGCCACATCAGCCGGGGCTTCATCAACTGGAAGTACGCCCACGCGGTCGCCCTGACCCGCCGGAGCCCGTCGAGGTCCGACAGCGGCGCCGGTTCCGGCACGGGCTCGTCGAGGGCCGGGTCCGGGTCGGGCGTCCTCGCGGGGGCGTCGTCGGTCCCGGTCTCGGCTTCGAGGTGCCAGGCCAAAGCGAGCACGAGCGCCGCGAAGATGGCCATCGCCACGGCGAGGTGGAGACCGGCGACGCCGCCGCCGGACGCGACCAGCGCACCGAAGCCCGCCTGCACGGGATAGAGTACGACCGCGGTACCGAGGGCGGCACGGCTCCGACCGCCGAGGTCCGACCACGCGAAAACGGCGGTGACGGCGACCAGCAGGCCGACGATGGCGGCGGCCAGGCGGTGAGCGAGTACGACCGCGACGGCCGGCGAGGAGACGTCGCCGCCGCAGGCCGGCCAGCCGGAACAGGCCGCGGCGGCGTCGGCCAGCGCCGCGGTCGCCCCCACCACGACCAGCACGTAGACGCCGACGGTCGCCGCCGCGAGAAGCGCCGTCGCCGAGGGCTGGCGGTCCATAAGTCGTCCTTATTCTGCGCGCACTTAGACCCCGTGTTTCCGAACGCGCTCGGGGGAAGTCAGCAACTATTTACTTCGGTGTTCCATAGCTGCCGTCAATGAGAGCGACGCGTCTCGTCCATGCGGCACTCGGGGTCGCGCTTCTCGTCGTGGCGTCGACACCGGTCGCCGCCCAGACGAAGAACATCGAGTTGATCAGCGACCTGAACCTGACGCTTCTGTACGCCGCTATCCCCATCACCATCCTCGTCGAGGCCATCCTCATCTACGCCGTCGTCAAGTTCCGGAACAACGACGACCCGGACCCGACGCGCGAGAACCGCCGCCTCGAGATTACCTGGACGGTCGCGACCGCCATCGTCCTGCTGTTCGTCGGCTTCGCCTCCTATCAGGTGCTGGCCGTCGAGGTCGTCGGCAACCCCATCCCCGGCGACGAGGAGCGGGTCGAGCCGACCGTCTCCGAGGACCTCGAGGGCGCCGCCGGCCCCTACGAGTCCGAGGACGACGCCGTCGAAATCGAGCTTCGCGCGTTCCGCTACGGCTGGGAGGCCATCTACGAGGGTACCGAGGTCACGACGAACAACGAGATACGGATCCCGACCGACCGACCGGTCTACATCCACGTCATCTCCGAGGACTGGCTCCACATGCTGTCGGCGCCCGACCTCGGTCTCAAGCAGAGCGCCTTCCCCGGCGAGTACAACACCATCAAGACGGTCGCCAACGAGGAGGGCAACCACCAGTTCTACTGCACCGAGTACTGCGGCGTCGGCCACTCCCAGATGAACGGCGAGTTCATCGTGATGGGCGGCGAGGAGTACGACCAGTGGCTGGCCGACCAGCAGGAGGCCGCCGAGTCCGGCGGCCAGGGCAGCGGCAACGCGACCAACGGCACCGAAGCCACCCCGACGCCGACCCCGACGCCGGCCGCCTGAGGCGCCCGGTGACGGTCCCCTTCCGGCCGCCGTCGGTCGGCTTTGAGAGGGTTTTTATCGCTTCACTCGAATGGTCCCGGTATGAGCGTTGACCACGACGAGGGCCACGGGGGCCACGACCACCACCTGCCCGCGGTCGAGGACTGGCCGAAGGGGTTCGGTGAGGCCTCCTGGTGGCCGTTCATCACGGCACTGGGCGGCAGCGGCTTCTACATCGGTGCGGCGCTGTTCGTGCTCGGACAGAACGACATTCTCAGCCCCGCCGTCGGCGCAGGCGTGTTCATCCTCAGCTCCGTCGCCTTCCTCGTCGGGCTGTACGGCTGGCTCTACCACGCCTTCATCGTGAACTTCTGGGAGGGCGAGGCCGAGGATTACGGCTTCCCGCTGAAACTGACGATGCTGCTGTTTCTCGCCACCGAGGTGGCCACCTTCGGCGCCGGCTTCATGTACTACTTCTTCGTCCGCGGCTCCAGCGTCTGGAGCGAGGAGGCGCTGCCCGAACTCGTCGTCTCCGGGGACATCCTCAGTTCGCTCGTCGTCGTGAACACGCTCATCCTGATCGCGAGTTCGTTCACGATGCACTACGCCCACCACGCGCTGCTGAAGGACGACCGAACCCGGTTCGTCCGCCTGCTCGGCGTGACGCTGCTTCTCGGGTTCGTCTTCCTGCTCGGGCAGGTCTACGAGTACTACGAGTTCATCGTCCACGAGGGCTTCACCATCACCGAGGGCGCCTACGGGTCGGCCTTCTACGGGCTGACGGGCCTCCACGGCCTCCACGTCAGCCTCGGGGCCGTCCTGCTCGCCATCGTCTTCGTCCGGGCGCTGTACGGCCAGTACTCCGCCGAGAAACACACCTCCGTCAGCACCGTCTCGATGTACTGGCACTTCGTCGACGTCGTCTGGGTCTTCCTCGTCGTCGTGCTGTACGCCGGCGCCATCGTCTGAACACCCACTTTTTACACGACCCCCTCGCTGCGCGAGGGGGTTGCGTGGCGGCATGGCCGCCACGACCATTCGGCGGCGGCCTGTGGCCGCCGCCCGCGGCAAAAACGTGGGGAAAATATGCGCGCGTGCTCCTGTGGCGCCCGCAGTTGTGGCACGATAGTCGAACGGCACGGCCGATTCCGCAACCCTCACCAACGACAGGTGCCTACCATCGGTGATGAGCCGCCGCCGTCGTCTCGCGCTCGCCACCCTAGGGGTCCTGATCGCCGTCGCCACGCCCGCGGCCGCCCACGGGGCCGGCCTCGCGGGGGCGTCGACCCGCTCGCTCGACGTCCCGACCTGGCTCTTCCTGACGACCGGCGGCGGCGTCGTCGGCGCCTCCTTCCTGCTCGCGTCGTTCGTCACCGACCGATCGTTCGTCCGCCGGGTTCACGGCTGGCGCCGCGGCAGCAGCCCCCCCCTCGAAGGGCTCGTCCGCTCGGGGCTGCGCCTGTTCGGCGTCGCCGGCCTGCTGTTCGTGCTGGCGGTCGGGTTCTTCGGCCCGCCGACGCCGACCCGCAACGCCGCCGTGCTGGTCGTGTGGGTCGGCTGGTGGTCCGGCTACACGATGAGCACCTACCTCGTCGGCAACACCTGGCCCGCCCTGAACCCCTGGCGCACGGTGGCGTCGGCGCTGCCGTCGCTGGGGTGGCGCTACCCCGAGCGACTGGACGCCTGGCCCAGCGTCGCCGGCCTCCTCGGACTCGTCTGGCTGGAGGTGGTCAGCCCCGTCGCCGACCGCCCCCGGTTCCTGGCCGGCGTCGTCGCCGTCTACACCGCCGTGACGCTGGCCGGCGCCGTCGCCTTCGGCGCCGACACCTGGTTTCGGCGGGTCGACCCAATCGCCCGCGTCTTCCGGTACTTCGGCCGGCTCGCGCCGCTGTACTACGACGGGGGCGTCCGCGTCC
This genomic interval carries:
- the cyoE gene encoding heme o synthase; the encoded protein is MDRQPSATALLAAATVGVYVLVVVGATAALADAAAACSGWPACGGDVSSPAVAVVLAHRLAAAIVGLLVAVTAVFAWSDLGGRSRAALGTAVVLYPVQAGFGALVASGGGVAGLHLAVAMAIFAALVLALAWHLEAETGTDDAPARTPDPDPALDEPVPEPAPLSDLDGLRRVRATAWAYFQLMKPRLMWLLCLVAGAGMALAGTPTVRTVLATLGGGILAIGASGTFNHVLERDIDRRMERTADRPVATHVVPVRNAFAFGGLLTVAALGAFLSVNLLVAALGLAAIAFYSVVYTLMLKPNTVQNTVIGGAAGALPALIGYAAVAGTLGVTGVVLAGVIFLWTPAHFYNLALAYKDDYERGGFPMMPVVRGETETRKHILLYLGATLLAASALSALSGLGWLYAAVTVTLGGVFLWAVVRLHRERTESAAFRAFHASNAYLGLLLVAVVVDALAV
- a CDS encoding cytochrome c oxidase subunit 3, whose protein sequence is MSVDHDEGHGGHDHHLPAVEDWPKGFGEASWWPFITALGGSGFYIGAALFVLGQNDILSPAVGAGVFILSSVAFLVGLYGWLYHAFIVNFWEGEAEDYGFPLKLTMLLFLATEVATFGAGFMYYFFVRGSSVWSEEALPELVVSGDILSSLVVVNTLILIASSFTMHYAHHALLKDDRTRFVRLLGVTLLLGFVFLLGQVYEYYEFIVHEGFTITEGAYGSAFYGLTGLHGLHVSLGAVLLAIVFVRALYGQYSAEKHTSVSTVSMYWHFVDVVWVFLVVVLYAGAIV
- the coxB gene encoding cytochrome c oxidase subunit II yields the protein MRATRLVHAALGVALLVVASTPVAAQTKNIELISDLNLTLLYAAIPITILVEAILIYAVVKFRNNDDPDPTRENRRLEITWTVATAIVLLFVGFASYQVLAVEVVGNPIPGDEERVEPTVSEDLEGAAGPYESEDDAVEIELRAFRYGWEAIYEGTEVTTNNEIRIPTDRPVYIHVISEDWLHMLSAPDLGLKQSAFPGEYNTIKTVANEEGNHQFYCTEYCGVGHSQMNGEFIVMGGEEYDQWLADQQEAAESGGQGSGNATNGTEATPTPTPTPAA
- the coxB gene encoding cytochrome c oxidase subunit II: MLDSLALAHQVPEDWRAQAEVFNELFFVFLVVGTLVGVVVVSYTLYNAYKNRDDGQGREEFDAPQLGELPTGQEGGKSSKLFLSFGLSAIIVISLVVYSYGLLLYVEQGPSGDVADEQNMEVDVTGIQFIWQYEYPNGVETTGTMRVPRGELIRLAVTSGDVWHNFGVPDLRVKTDAIPGEYSHTWFIANETGSYTIKCYELCGSGHSDMTGEIVVMEQEEFDEWYESAGANVTEESTPTPTPGGHGEASVSTVGDGSASAHRAGVAAR
- a CDS encoding DUF7546 family protein encodes the protein MSRLEALVDDRQTLLYTAVVANTLVLLLLLYALLAGRTPTYYWAVPVVWLTVGAWALLRTPRPPASDRTRLAAGSVAAVYFGVLAVVGGLAGPGGAPATGLSVQVTQLPPGWNPALLYGGRTVRVAVVPFTAFGYAVLSYLVYLTAIEAKGVLAGGLLGLLSCVSCTLPVVASVLGGFLGGGAALAAAASAQTYAVGTVVFVVTVVLLSVRPGVPGR
- a CDS encoding SelT/SelW/SelH family protein, with product MADVEIEYCVPCGFLNRASDLAEALLSTFGEDVDRVSLVTGAHGVFEVRVDDAVVFDKESDEYDVDEITRRVRAEL